In a single window of the Panthera leo isolate Ple1 chromosome A1, P.leo_Ple1_pat1.1, whole genome shotgun sequence genome:
- the LOC122229555 gene encoding olfactory receptor 2H1-like: MANKSFPTGFILLGFSEWPHLEMLLFWIVIILYTMIILSNSTIILLSCVDPHLYTPMYFFLSNLSFLDLCFTTTTVPHMLSNLWGPGKIITYTGCVIQLCMLLCLGATECVMLVVMAFDRYIAICQPLHYTIIMDHQFCWKLVLIAWISGLIESVTQIPVTLQLPFCTHHRLDDFLCEVPALIRLTCGDTSASEWQMTVSAVLFTIVPLGLILTSYGYIAQALGKIQSKDGRQKAIATCSSHLIVVFMFYGTVAPVYTYPKNHFASNYSKFFTFFYTVVTPLLNPLIYSLRNKDVKDALIQLLRRGSP, from the coding sequence ATGGCAAACAAGAGTTTCCCAACTGGCTTTATTCTTCTTGGTTTCTCTGAATGGCCTCATCTAGAAATGCTTCTTTTCTGGATTGTGATCATCTTGTACACAATGATCATCCTCTCCAACTCAACTATTATCTTGCTTTCTTGTGTGGACCCTCATCTCTACACTCCCATGTACTTCTTTCTTAGCAATCTTTCTTTCTTGGATCTCTGCTTTACCACAACCACTGTTCCCCATATGTTGTCCAACTTGTGGGGACCTGGCAAGATCATCACCTACACAGGCTGTGTCATCCAACTCTGCATGTTACTCTGTCTTGGTGCCACAGAATGTGTCATGTTGGTGGTGATGGCCTTTGATCGTTACATTGCTATCTGCCAACCCCTGCACTATACCATCATCATGGATCATCAGTTCTGTTGGAAGCTGGTGTTAATAGCCTGGATCTCTGGCCTAATAGAATCTGTTACCCAGATTCCTGTCACACTTCAGCTTCCCTTCTGCACCCACCACCGCCTAGATGACTTTCTCTGTGAGGTTCCTGCCCTCATACGCTTGACATGTGGAGACACCTCGGCCAGTGAGTGGCAGATGACAGTCTCTGCTGTTCTTTTCACCATCGTACCACTGGGGTTGATCCTGACTTCTTATGGCTACATAGCTCAAGCTTTAGGTAAAATCCAATCCAAGGATGGCAGACAGAAAGCCATTGCCACCTGCTCTTCCCACCTCATTGTGGTCTTTATGTTTTATGGAACAGTGGCACCAGTGTATACATACCCTAAGAATCACTTTGCTTCAAATTATAGCAAGTTCTTTACATTCTTCTACACCGTGGTCACACCATTGTTAAATCCGCTCATCTATTCCCTAAggaacaaagatgtaaaagatgcCCTGATACAACTGCTAAGAAGAGGATCACCATAA